The stretch of DNA AACGTCGCGGTTTCCACCGCCTCCTCGCTCTTGCACGTCCCGTTCAGCACGCAAGGCGAGACCGGATTGAAGCCGGAGGTCCTGAAGCACTTCGCCTTCGCCGTCGAGAAACTCGACGAGCTGGTCGACGTGGCCAAGCTGGCCGATGCCGACGATACGTTGCGCAAGGAATCGCAGGCTCTTGCCGACAACCAGGCCCTGTTCGACGGTAGCCGTGTGGCGCCAGATCAGGCTGTGGCCAAGCGTCTTGCAACGCTTACCGACAAGGACTTCGTGCGCCAGCCGGCCCGTGCCGAGCGTCGCAAGCTCCAGCATGAGGAGCTCGGCCTGCCGCAACTGCCGACCACCACCATCGGTTCCTTCCCGCAAACCCGTGAGATCCGCTCCATGCGCGCCAAGGCCCGTAAAGGCGAGATCGCGCAGGAGACCTATGACGCGTTCATCGCCAGCCAGATCGACCAGGTCATCGCCCGTCAGGAGCAGATCGGCCTCGACGTGTTGGTGCATGGCGAGTTCGAGCGTAACGATATGGTCGAGTACTTCGGCCAGCACCTGAACGGTTATCTCTTTACCAAGAACGCCTGGGTGCAGTCCTACGGCACCCGCTGCGTCAAGCCTCCGATCGTCTGGGGCGACGTAAGCCGCGCCGAGCCGATCACCGTGCGCTGGAGCAAGTACGCCCAGAGCCGCACCAAGCACGTGGTCAAGGGTATGCTCACCGGCCCGGTCACCATTTTGAACTGGTCGTGGCCGCGCGAGGACATCAGCAACGAGCTGCAGACCCAGCAGCTGGCGCTGGCCATCCGAGACGAGGTGCTCGACCTCGAGGCCGCGGGCATCAAGGTCATCCAGATCGACGAGGCCGCGCTGCGCGAGAAGCTGCCGCTGCGCCGCTCCGACTGGCACAAGAAGTACCTTGACTGGGCGATTCCGGCCTTCCGTCTGGTGCATTCCGCTGTTAAGCCGACCACGCAGATTCACACCCATATGTGCTATTCGGAGTTCAACGACATCATCAAGGATATCGACAACATGGATGCCGACGTGATCTCCTTCGAAGCCTCCCGAGGCGATTTGGTCGTCCTCGACGCCATTCATGACGCGCATTTCGAAACCGAGGTTGGCCCCGGTGTCTACGACATCCATTCGCCGCGCATCCCGTCCACGAAGGAACTGGTCGAGCGTATCCACGCGATCTTGAAGAAGGCCGACGCCGGCCGCGTGTGGATCAACCCCGACTGCGGCTTGAAGACCCGCGGCAACGAGGAGACCTGGCCGAGCCTGACACACATGGTCGAGGCCGCCAAGACGGTTCGCGCCGAATTGGCGAACGATTCGCAGGCCTCGCGTAACTAAGCCGATATTGAAGTAGTTCAACGTGTGGCCGACATCAAGCAGAATCAAAATGATGCCGGCCACACGATTTGTCACAGGAGACAAGACATGCATTCGCCGATTTTTTCGCTGGAAGTATTTCCGCCCAAGCCGCACGCCCCGGTAGGCACCATCTATGATGCGCTCGACGGGTTTCAAGGATTGGACCCTGACTTCATTTCGGTCACTTATCGTCACGGCAGCCATGCCAACCGGCTCAACACCGCCAGAATAGCCCACACCATCAATGCCGACTATCACATCCCGGTCGTGGCCCACTTGACCGCCTTATACAGCGACAAAGCATCGGTTGATGAGGCTTTGGACCTCTTCCGAAAGGCGGGGGTTTTCGGCGTGCTGGCGTTGAGAGGCGATTACGTCGAAGGCAACGAGCCTTGCGGGGATTTCGAACATGCCAGCGACCTGGCCGCCTACATCCGCCGGCACGACCCCGACATGCAGATCATGGGCGCCTGCTACCCGGAATGCCACCTCGAAGCCTCGTGCCTCGAAGTGGACGTCGATAACCTCAAAAAGAAGGTGGACGCCGGGGTGACCCACCTGATCACCCAGCTGTTCTACGA from Bifidobacterium sp. ESL0800 encodes:
- the metE gene encoding 5-methyltetrahydropteroyltriglutamate--homocysteine S-methyltransferase, whose translation is MSALTSVSGFPRIGRDRELKKVIEGYWKGKSSLDDVRATARQLRAEHWKLQADAGVDLIPSNDFSYYDQMLDTAILLNAIPERYRRLSFENPEDTLFAMGRGYQGPEGDVTALPMKKWFTTNYHYLVPEIDASTQIKLNSTKPFDEFNEAKAQGILTKPVLIGPYTFLKLARNPQAEELELDRGLVDAVSGVYAQIIRKFAELGALWVQLDEPYLVLDKEDGDTELFKALYSAILPARSAVAGKNVKVLLNTYFGNIADIYETVNLFGFDGVGLDLIEGRDENLAAIEQYGVAENTTIFAGVINGRNIWRNNYAQSLGLLDALKTKTGNVAVSTASSLLHVPFSTQGETGLKPEVLKHFAFAVEKLDELVDVAKLADADDTLRKESQALADNQALFDGSRVAPDQAVAKRLATLTDKDFVRQPARAERRKLQHEELGLPQLPTTTIGSFPQTREIRSMRAKARKGEIAQETYDAFIASQIDQVIARQEQIGLDVLVHGEFERNDMVEYFGQHLNGYLFTKNAWVQSYGTRCVKPPIVWGDVSRAEPITVRWSKYAQSRTKHVVKGMLTGPVTILNWSWPREDISNELQTQQLALAIRDEVLDLEAAGIKVIQIDEAALREKLPLRRSDWHKKYLDWAIPAFRLVHSAVKPTTQIHTHMCYSEFNDIIKDIDNMDADVISFEASRGDLVVLDAIHDAHFETEVGPGVYDIHSPRIPSTKELVERIHAILKKADAGRVWINPDCGLKTRGNEETWPSLTHMVEAAKTVRAELANDSQASRN
- the metF gene encoding methylenetetrahydrofolate reductase [NAD(P)H] → MHSPIFSLEVFPPKPHAPVGTIYDALDGFQGLDPDFISVTYRHGSHANRLNTARIAHTINADYHIPVVAHLTALYSDKASVDEALDLFRKAGVFGVLALRGDYVEGNEPCGDFEHASDLAAYIRRHDPDMQIMGACYPECHLEASCLEVDVDNLKKKVDAGVTHLITQLFYDNEDFYRFLDLARAKGIDVPIEAGIMPIRSVRSINNMTKRNGSKIPAGVQRIVDKWGENLPCLQQAGIVYASEQIADLVAHGVDGIHLYTMNRPALARHIWANVEPLFKVVE